The following are from one region of the Pecten maximus unplaced genomic scaffold, xPecMax1.1, whole genome shotgun sequence genome:
- the LOC117319390 gene encoding uncharacterized protein LOC117319390: MSAPHNDTENPSLNSLIDKEEFSLQYVRLDDAIRMIKELGKGSNPKIFDNLSSTICWIAENNYNIKYLLHLLDDFLVVVPPGEDASKVMQVFLSIFQKLGMPLAVHKIDGPTTCLEYLGICLDLFKMEARLPDVKVKRICGIVVEFSKKKKCSKRELLSLLGHMNFACRVIRPGRSFISHLIKLSTCAKELHHYVTLNAAIRSDLGMWSIFLSSWNGVSFFMDDNITKAADMHLFTDATPSAFGGILGNSWFQGYFPSAILEEDPSMALFELYPIVMACVLWGHSWSRKRILFHCDNLSTVDIISKGRSKVPSIMKLMRRVTFHSATHNYVVHAVHIEGKRNNVADSLSRWQMDRFRALAPTRQPAAYPVPTRS, encoded by the exons ATGTCCGCCCCacataatgatactgaaaaTCCAAGCCTTAATAGCCTTATCGACAAAGAGGAATTTTCACTTCAGTATGTGCGATTAGATGATGCTATTCGAATGATTAAGGAACTAGGAAAAGGATCAAA CCCTAAAATCTTTGACAACCTGTCTAGTACTATATGCTGGATTGCTGAGAACAACTACAACATCAAATATCTACTACACCTGCTGGATGATTTTTTAGTCGTCGTGCCACCTGGTGAAGATGCCAGCAAAGTTATGCAGGTTTTTCTGTCAATATTTCAGAAACTCGGCATGCCCCTAGCTGTACATAAAATTGACGGTCCGACTACATGTCTGGAGTATTTAGGTATCTGCCTGGACTTATTCAAAATGGAGGCAAGACTTCCTGATGTGAAAGTGAAGAGAATATGTGGTATTGTTGTGGAGTTctctaaaaagaaaaaatgctCCAAACGGGAACTGCTGAGTTTGTTAGGGCATATGAATTTCGCGTGTCGCGTTATTCGGCCTGGCCGATCTTTCATTTCCCATCTAATTAAACTGTCTACATGTGCGAAAGAACTTCATCATTATGTAACACTTAATGCAGCTATTCGTTCAGATCTGGGCATGTGGTCTATCTTCCTTAGCTCGTGGAATGGTGTTTCTTTCTTTATGGATGACAACATCACGAAGGCAGCTGACATGCATTTGTTTACCGATGCTACCCCAAGTGCTTTTGGTGGTATTCTTGGCAACAGCTGGTTTCAAGGGTATTTTCCTTCCGCTATACTAGAGGAGGATCCATCAATGGCCTTGTTTGAACTATACCCCATTGTGATGGCTTGTGTTTTGTGGGGTCATTCGTGGTCGCGTAAGAGGATCTTATTTCACTGTGATAACCTTTCTACTGTTGACATTATAAGTAAAGGTCGATCTAAGGTTCCCAGTATTATGAAACTCATGAGACGTGTAACTTTCCATTCAGCTACACACAATTATGTTGTCCATGCTGTTCATATTGAGGGCAAACGTAATAATGTGGCCGATTCACTTTCTCGTTGGCAGATGGACCGATTCCGTGCTTTGGCCCCCACACGCCAACCTGCAGCCTACCCCGTGCCTACCAGGTCATGA